Proteins encoded in a region of the Clostridium butyricum genome:
- a CDS encoding aspartate aminotransferase family protein: MLRDELPKIITEILPGPKAKEVIKRREEAIPKAIKCVYPVVIERGEGAMIEDVDGNRFLDWIGGVGVLNVGFSHPEIIEEVKKQSEKYFHGMFNIVTHEGYVKLAEKLNDIVPVKGDKKKTYFANSGAEADENAVKVAKAFTKRPNIICFSGAFHGRTNLTMAMTSKKAYAKGLGPFPEGIYRAEYPYLYRKPKGMNEEEAIKYYINSIYKVFEECSSADYIAAIVVEPLQGEGGFIPAPIEWVKAVRKICDENGIMLIADEVQSGFCRTGKMFASEYWKEAGVMPDILATAKSIGAGLPISAIVAREEIMESVLPGTIGGTYCGNPLACAAAIKTIEIMERDNLAKRSLEIGEKVQAVYKKWMDKYEVIGDVRGLGGMIGIEFVTDKQSKTPNGEIVSKIVKNAVEKGLMLENSGTYGQVIRFLAPLVMTDEQLKAGLEIFEEAIKKALN; this comes from the coding sequence ATGTTAAGAGATGAATTACCAAAAATTATTACAGAAATACTACCAGGACCAAAGGCTAAGGAAGTTATAAAAAGACGTGAGGAAGCAATACCAAAGGCAATAAAATGTGTATATCCAGTTGTAATTGAGCGTGGTGAAGGTGCTATGATTGAAGATGTTGATGGAAATAGATTTTTAGATTGGATTGGAGGAGTGGGGGTACTCAATGTTGGATTTAGTCATCCTGAAATTATAGAAGAAGTTAAAAAGCAAAGTGAAAAGTATTTTCATGGAATGTTTAATATAGTAACACATGAAGGATATGTTAAACTTGCAGAAAAATTAAATGATATAGTTCCTGTAAAAGGCGATAAAAAGAAAACTTACTTTGCAAATAGTGGTGCAGAAGCAGATGAAAATGCAGTAAAAGTAGCAAAGGCATTTACAAAAAGACCTAATATAATTTGTTTTTCAGGAGCTTTTCATGGAAGAACTAATCTTACGATGGCAATGACATCTAAAAAAGCATATGCAAAGGGGCTTGGACCATTCCCCGAAGGTATATATAGAGCTGAATATCCATACCTTTATAGAAAACCAAAAGGAATGAATGAAGAAGAAGCAATTAAGTATTATATAAATTCTATTTATAAAGTATTTGAAGAGTGTTCTTCAGCAGATTATATAGCTGCAATAGTTGTTGAACCACTTCAAGGTGAAGGTGGATTTATTCCAGCGCCTATTGAATGGGTTAAGGCAGTTAGAAAAATATGTGATGAAAATGGAATAATGCTTATTGCAGATGAAGTTCAAAGTGGTTTTTGTCGTACTGGAAAAATGTTTGCAAGTGAATATTGGAAAGAAGCGGGGGTTATGCCAGACATTTTAGCAACTGCAAAATCAATTGGTGCTGGTCTACCAATAAGTGCGATAGTAGCGAGGGAAGAAATAATGGAATCTGTTTTACCAGGAACTATTGGAGGTACTTATTGTGGAAATCCATTAGCATGTGCAGCTGCTATTAAAACAATAGAAATTATGGAAAGGGATAATTTAGCAAAGCGCTCTTTAGAAATTGGAGAGAAGGTTCAAGCTGTATATAAAAAATGGATGGACAAATATGAAGTAATTGGTGATGTAAGAGGTCTTGGTGGTATGATTGGAATTGAATTTGTAACTGACAAACAATCAAAGACTCCAAATGGTGAGATTGTATCTAAAATAGTGAAGAATGCAGTTGAAAAAGGACTTATGCTTGAAAATTCAGGAACATACGGACAAGTTATTAGATTTTTAGCGCCCCTTGTAATGACTGATGAACAGCTAAAAGCAGGGCTTGAAATATTTGAAGAAGCAATTAAAAAAGCGTTGAATTAA
- a CDS encoding PucR family transcriptional regulator, giving the protein MSITLKKLYTESKSKYKLKLLAGENALDNVVSWFHFMEDESTIDFIRGNELIVTTGLGSKNAEWLDNLIKGLINRHASGLMVNIGQYISKIPDHTIKFCNDNSFPLFTIPWEVHLVDIMQDYCNGIINAEQQKSNICSAFFNAIFSPMQKDLYIPCLKQASFDLHGEFIIISLDLDSSLYKKNTEIKLKNFIMRIENTLNSFSFKYSILSQNGELNIIINFSSSQNPLNYIDSYVVRHLKNYCEIKHIGVSSSITAIENLNKAYIQSSNAKYTSIKDDTFIIYYENMGIDKLLLNVNDPQILWDLYKKYLGIIHDYDKTHKTDYENILEIYLKNNCSIQAVSKKTYTHRNTINYRIKKIKEILNNQLDNSEENFNYLLAFHIREILNIDHNL; this is encoded by the coding sequence ATGTCCATAACCTTGAAAAAGCTATATACCGAATCAAAGTCAAAATACAAATTAAAACTACTAGCTGGAGAAAATGCATTAGATAATGTAGTAAGTTGGTTTCACTTTATGGAAGATGAATCAACAATAGATTTCATACGTGGAAACGAACTTATCGTTACTACAGGACTTGGTTCAAAAAATGCTGAATGGCTTGATAACTTAATAAAAGGTCTTATTAACAGACATGCTTCTGGACTAATGGTAAATATAGGTCAGTATATTTCAAAAATCCCTGACCATACTATAAAATTTTGTAATGACAATAGTTTCCCACTATTTACAATCCCATGGGAAGTACACCTAGTAGATATAATGCAGGACTATTGCAACGGTATTATCAATGCGGAACAGCAGAAATCCAATATATGCTCTGCCTTCTTTAATGCTATATTTTCTCCAATGCAAAAAGATTTATATATTCCATGTCTCAAACAAGCATCCTTTGACTTGCATGGCGAATTTATCATTATATCTTTAGATTTAGATTCTTCACTTTACAAAAAAAATACTGAAATAAAGCTTAAAAACTTTATTATGAGAATAGAAAATACTCTTAACTCATTTTCTTTTAAATATAGTATATTATCTCAAAACGGAGAATTAAACATAATCATAAATTTTTCCTCATCACAAAATCCATTAAATTATATAGATAGCTATGTTGTCAGACATTTAAAAAACTATTGTGAAATCAAACATATTGGAGTAAGCTCATCAATAACTGCAATAGAAAATTTGAACAAAGCCTATATCCAATCATCTAACGCAAAATATACATCCATAAAAGACGATACTTTTATTATTTATTATGAAAACATGGGGATTGATAAACTTCTTTTAAATGTAAATGACCCCCAAATTTTGTGGGACTTATATAAGAAATATTTAGGCATTATTCATGATTATGATAAAACTCACAAAACTGACTATGAAAATATTCTTGAAATATATCTAAAAAACAATTGCAGTATACAAGCTGTTTCAAAAAAAACATATACTCATAGAAATACAATAAATTATAGAATTAAAAAAATCAAAGAAATACTCAATAACCAACTTGATAATAGCGAAGAAAATTTTAATTACCTTCTTGCTTTTCATATACGAGAGATACTTAATATAGATCACAATCTTTAA
- a CDS encoding APC family permease has protein sequence MEDSKFERVLSKKDIFAIAFGAMIGWGWVVMAGDWIKGAGTLGSIMAFIIGGIMVLFVGLTYAELTAAMPQCGGEHVFSLRALGKNGSFVCTWAIILGYVGVVAFEACAFPTVIQYICPGFLKGYMYTIAGFDIYASWVAVGVVASIIITIINYFGAKSAAKLQTILTISIAAIGVALVAASGFSGNIENTKPLFTDGVGGILTVAVMTPFMFVGFDVIPQAAEEINVPFKKIGKIMILSIVMAVIWYIMIIIAVSMVMTKSQLDTSTLVTADAMKNAFFGSEMAAKVVIIGGMAGIVTSWNSFFMGGSRAIYSLAESKMLPGFLAKLHPKYKTPTNAILLIGVISVVAPFFGRAMMVWLTDAGSFGVVVAYVLVSMSFLVLRFREPDMIRPYKVKCGKIIGGIAVLLSGFMMLLYLPGMPSGLVKEELIMVGAWTVLGIIFYSIAKLKYSDFGVHEIINIEGHEEEESRGVKAFPQI, from the coding sequence ATGGAAGATTCAAAATTTGAAAGAGTTTTAAGTAAAAAAGATATATTTGCTATAGCATTTGGTGCGATGATTGGCTGGGGTTGGGTAGTCATGGCAGGAGATTGGATTAAAGGTGCAGGAACACTGGGTTCTATTATGGCTTTTATAATCGGTGGAATAATGGTACTTTTTGTTGGACTTACTTATGCAGAACTTACGGCTGCTATGCCACAGTGTGGAGGAGAGCATGTTTTTAGTTTAAGAGCTCTTGGAAAAAATGGGTCCTTTGTATGTACTTGGGCTATTATTTTAGGTTATGTTGGAGTCGTTGCATTTGAGGCGTGTGCATTCCCAACTGTTATACAGTATATTTGTCCAGGGTTTTTAAAAGGTTATATGTACACAATTGCAGGATTTGATATTTATGCATCATGGGTTGCAGTTGGGGTTGTTGCATCAATAATTATTACAATTATTAATTATTTTGGTGCTAAATCAGCAGCAAAATTACAGACAATTTTAACTATTTCTATTGCAGCTATCGGAGTTGCTTTAGTTGCAGCTTCTGGATTTTCAGGAAATATTGAAAATACAAAGCCTTTATTTACTGATGGAGTTGGAGGTATATTGACAGTTGCAGTAATGACACCGTTTATGTTTGTTGGATTTGATGTTATACCTCAGGCGGCAGAAGAAATAAATGTTCCGTTTAAAAAGATAGGTAAAATAATGATACTTTCAATTGTAATGGCAGTAATATGGTATATTATGATTATTATTGCAGTATCGATGGTTATGACAAAATCTCAATTAGATACTTCAACATTAGTTACAGCAGATGCAATGAAAAATGCATTTTTTGGTAGTGAAATGGCTGCAAAAGTTGTAATAATAGGTGGCATGGCTGGTATAGTTACAAGTTGGAACTCATTTTTTATGGGAGGAAGCAGAGCCATTTATTCCCTTGCAGAATCAAAAATGCTTCCAGGATTTTTAGCGAAACTTCATCCTAAATATAAAACACCAACAAACGCAATTTTACTAATAGGTGTAATTTCAGTAGTAGCTCCATTCTTTGGAAGAGCTATGATGGTATGGCTCACTGATGCAGGAAGTTTTGGAGTTGTAGTAGCATATGTACTTGTTTCTATGTCATTTTTAGTATTAAGATTTAGGGAACCAGATATGATAAGACCTTATAAAGTTAAATGTGGGAAAATTATAGGAGGTATAGCTGTTTTATTAAGTGGATTTATGATGTTATTATATTTACCAGGGATGCCCTCAGGTTTAGTTAAAGAGGAGTTAATAATGGTTGGTGCATGGACTGTTCTTGGAATTATATTTTATTCAATAGCAAAATTGAAATATTCAGATTTTGGAGTTCATGAAATAATAAATATTGAAGGACATGAAGAAGAGGAATCAAGAGGAGTAAAGGCATTTCCACAAATTTAA
- a CDS encoding helix-turn-helix domain-containing protein, translating into MDYINRNVSINLKNIRKSKKMSLDVVSEQTGVSKSMLGQIERGESNPTVAILGKIVSGLRVSFNDIVCMPKEEIYIVKKESLEPSKESTDQYSVYTYFPYEEDRNFEIYMIEIKPGGVYTTGSHGEKTCEYINVIKGELTLEIDEKKYVIKSGDAVRFNTDKDHVYINDTNELLSFNAVFYWK; encoded by the coding sequence ATGGATTATATAAATAGAAATGTATCAATTAATTTAAAGAATATACGAAAAAGTAAAAAAATGAGTCTTGATGTAGTTTCCGAGCAAACTGGTGTGAGTAAAAGTATGCTAGGGCAAATTGAAAGAGGAGAATCTAATCCTACAGTAGCAATATTAGGCAAGATAGTAAGCGGACTTAGAGTGTCTTTTAATGATATTGTATGTATGCCTAAAGAGGAAATATATATAGTAAAAAAGGAATCGTTAGAACCATCTAAGGAATCAACTGATCAATATAGTGTTTATACATATTTTCCTTACGAGGAAGACCGTAATTTTGAAATATATATGATTGAAATAAAACCTGGAGGTGTCTATACAACTGGTTCTCATGGGGAAAAAACTTGTGAATACATAAATGTTATTAAAGGTGAACTCACTTTAGAAATTGATGAAAAAAAATATGTTATAAAAAGCGGGGATGCTGTAAGATTTAATACGGATAAAGATCATGTTTATATTAATGATACTAATGAATTATTAAGTTTTAATGCGGTTTTTTATTGGAAATAA
- a CDS encoding dimethylarginine dimethylaminohydrolase family protein produces MNMFVKNGTGVLKRVLLSKPEYLKAAKINEIAKKWDLDLNLKKMKIEHELLVKAYEDNGVKVEYLEADKNRPNSVFARDFGGCVKEGYILGRFKLPIRYKEHVDYEEKMKELKIPVIARVEKGIFEGGDFMFLNEKTIAVGMADRSNEEGVEEIRKQLSQYGYEVIGVKLKKEYLHLDMCFNLVDDNIAVSYKEGLPEDFVKLIEEIGIDIVSVPEESIFEHGCNLQAIGNHRVLSLKKNVKVNEELKKRGMHVIELDITEILKAGGGPHCMTFPLERI; encoded by the coding sequence ATGAATATGTTTGTTAAAAATGGAACTGGAGTATTAAAGAGAGTACTATTGTCAAAACCAGAGTACTTAAAAGCTGCTAAAATAAATGAGATAGCTAAAAAGTGGGATTTGGATTTAAATTTGAAAAAGATGAAAATAGAACATGAGTTATTAGTTAAAGCATATGAAGATAATGGAGTTAAAGTTGAGTATTTAGAAGCTGATAAAAATAGACCTAATTCAGTCTTTGCAAGAGATTTTGGAGGGTGTGTAAAAGAAGGATATATTTTAGGGAGATTTAAGCTTCCCATAAGATATAAGGAACATGTAGATTATGAGGAAAAAATGAAAGAACTCAAAATACCTGTGATAGCAAGAGTTGAGAAGGGGATTTTTGAAGGTGGGGATTTTATGTTTCTTAATGAAAAAACAATAGCTGTTGGTATGGCTGATAGAAGTAATGAAGAAGGTGTGGAAGAAATACGAAAGCAGCTATCACAATATGGATATGAGGTTATTGGTGTAAAGCTTAAGAAAGAATATCTTCATTTAGATATGTGTTTTAATTTAGTTGATGATAATATAGCAGTATCATATAAAGAAGGTCTTCCAGAGGATTTTGTTAAACTGATAGAAGAGATTGGAATAGATATAGTATCTGTACCAGAAGAAAGTATATTTGAACATGGATGCAATCTTCAGGCAATAGGAAATCATAGAGTATTGTCTTTAAAGAAAAATGTAAAAGTAAATGAGGAACTTAAAAAAAGGGGGATGCATGTTATAGAACTTGATATAACAGAAATCTTAAAGGCAGGTGGTGGTCCTCACTGCATGACATTTCCATTGGAAAGAATTTAA
- a CDS encoding MBL fold metallo-hydrolase → MKITTLIENSQDEKGLLKNEHGLSIFIESSYGNILFDTGKSGDFVENAKKMNIDLGTIKTLVLSHAHYDHCGGVKRLLDTYNVAPNVIVGNTFFKNSDRYHYSDGGLKTDFSGEVGYKYVGIDFGEEYLKEKNISINYIKENMYKVNDEVYIFTNFKKIHSIEKENKNMLIKVDKDQYITDSFDDEVSIGLKTKDGIVILLGCAHPGFLNIIDSIKEFTGEKICGVIGGTHLVEGDDERINKSADYLEHMGLKSIGLSHCTGEKAVKIFEEKCKNTFTNRTGTVIEF, encoded by the coding sequence ATGAAAATAACAACATTAATAGAAAATTCACAAGATGAAAAAGGTTTGTTAAAAAATGAACATGGATTATCAATTTTTATTGAGAGTTCATATGGAAACATATTGTTTGATACTGGAAAATCAGGTGATTTCGTAGAGAATGCTAAAAAGATGAATATTGACTTAGGAACGATAAAAACATTAGTTTTAAGTCATGCTCACTATGATCATTGTGGTGGGGTTAAAAGGCTTTTAGATACATATAATGTAGCTCCAAATGTTATTGTTGGAAATACATTTTTTAAAAATAGTGACAGATATCATTATTCTGATGGTGGCTTAAAAACAGATTTTTCCGGAGAAGTTGGATATAAATATGTTGGTATAGATTTTGGAGAAGAATATTTAAAAGAAAAGAATATAAGTATTAATTATATAAAGGAGAATATGTATAAGGTAAATGATGAAGTTTATATATTTACTAATTTCAAAAAGATTCATAGTATAGAAAAAGAAAATAAAAATATGCTTATTAAAGTAGACAAGGATCAATATATAACAGATTCTTTTGATGATGAAGTTTCCATTGGGCTTAAGACAAAAGATGGTATTGTTATATTATTGGGATGTGCACATCCGGGCTTTTTAAATATAATTGATAGTATTAAGGAATTTACAGGAGAAAAAATCTGTGGTGTCATAGGAGGAACTCATCTTGTAGAGGGAGATGATGAGAGAATAAATAAAAGTGCGGATTATTTAGAGCATATGGGATTAAAAAGTATAGGACTTTCTCATTGTACGGGAGAAAAAGCAGTAAAGATATTTGAAGAAAAATGTAAAAATACATTTACTAATAGAACAGGTACAGTTATTGAATTTTAA
- a CDS encoding methyl-accepting chemotaxis protein, with the protein MINKISENELMESFYNLIPYFEHFFGTDLVFTISNTERFLLVKDNDKLRMVAKTGDIIPKGCAADVCLKEKSKVYVMVPDNVFGVPLKTMAVPVMVDNKIEGTIVIGMSVENKEKMSNMAKTLSESLSQMSLNAVDMASRFQEISETNLGIGDFISKTNEYSKKTDEVLSFVEDIAKQTNLLGLNAAIESARAGEYGKGFSVVSNEIRKLSKSTKESIEQINTTLRNIQNSIGEIERRFENSNNLLENQTAGLEEITATIQELTSNAALLNEFASTI; encoded by the coding sequence ATGATTAACAAAATATCAGAAAATGAACTTATGGAATCATTTTATAATTTAATTCCATATTTTGAACATTTTTTTGGGACGGATTTGGTTTTTACAATTTCTAATACTGAAAGATTTCTTTTGGTTAAAGATAATGACAAATTAAGGATGGTTGCTAAAACAGGTGATATTATTCCTAAAGGATGTGCGGCAGATGTCTGTTTAAAAGAAAAGAGTAAGGTTTATGTAATGGTTCCGGACAATGTATTTGGTGTTCCTCTAAAGACTATGGCAGTACCTGTAATGGTAGATAATAAAATAGAGGGAACTATAGTAATAGGAATGAGTGTTGAAAATAAAGAAAAAATGTCAAATATGGCTAAAACACTGTCAGAATCTTTATCTCAAATGAGTTTAAATGCAGTAGATATGGCATCAAGATTTCAGGAGATAAGTGAGACAAATTTGGGTATAGGAGATTTTATAAGTAAGACAAACGAGTATTCTAAAAAGACAGATGAAGTATTGTCTTTTGTTGAAGATATAGCTAAACAGACTAATTTATTAGGATTGAATGCAGCTATAGAATCAGCGAGAGCTGGTGAATATGGAAAAGGATTTAGTGTAGTATCAAATGAAATAAGAAAGCTTTCAAAATCAACAAAAGAATCTATAGAACAAATTAATACAACATTGAGAAATATTCAAAATTCCATTGGTGAGATAGAGAGAAGATTTGAAAATTCAAATAATCTACTAGAAAATCAGACTGCTGGACTAGAAGAAATAACAGCAACAATACAGGAATTAACTTCTAATGCTGCTCTTTTAAATGAATTTGCAAGTACAATATAG
- the hslO gene encoding Hsp33 family molecular chaperone HslO, with protein sequence MQDKIVKATAKNDMVRIIAGITTNLVNEGTKIHDTAPVASAAFGRMLTAGALIGSTLKSEKEITTLKINGGGEINGITVTAHSDCTVKGVIGNPYVDRPLNEKGKLDVGGAIGTNGMLYVIKDLGLKDPYVGQVKIQTGEIAEDFAYYFTVSEQTPSAVSLGVLVDKDLSIKAAGGFIVQMLPGADELLADLITYRLQEIPPITTLISEGKTIEEILEFIFEGMDLKILEDVEPEYKCDCSRERVEKALISIGRDDLQELYDEGKSEEIVCNFCNKKYEFTHEHIGDLLNSKN encoded by the coding sequence ATGCAAGATAAAATAGTTAAGGCTACAGCCAAAAATGATATGGTTAGAATAATTGCAGGTATTACAACAAATTTAGTAAATGAAGGAACTAAAATTCATGATACAGCACCTGTAGCATCAGCTGCTTTTGGAAGAATGCTTACAGCAGGGGCACTTATTGGATCAACATTAAAAAGTGAAAAAGAAATTACTACTTTAAAGATAAATGGTGGCGGAGAAATTAATGGAATTACTGTAACAGCGCATAGTGACTGCACGGTTAAAGGGGTTATAGGAAATCCATACGTGGACAGACCTCTTAATGAAAAAGGTAAGCTTGATGTTGGCGGAGCAATTGGAACAAATGGTATGCTTTATGTTATTAAGGATTTAGGTCTTAAAGATCCATATGTTGGTCAAGTAAAAATTCAGACTGGAGAAATAGCAGAGGATTTTGCATATTATTTTACTGTGTCAGAACAGACACCATCAGCAGTTTCCCTTGGAGTTTTAGTTGATAAAGATTTATCTATTAAAGCAGCAGGAGGATTTATAGTACAGATGCTTCCAGGTGCTGATGAACTGTTAGCAGATTTAATAACATATAGATTACAAGAAATACCGCCAATAACTACATTAATAAGTGAAGGAAAGACTATTGAAGAAATATTAGAATTTATATTTGAAGGAATGGATTTAAAAATTCTTGAAGATGTAGAACCAGAATATAAATGTGACTGTTCAAGAGAAAGAGTTGAGAAAGCATTAATATCGATAGGGAGGGATGATTTACAGGAACTTTATGATGAAGGCAAGTCTGAAGAGATAGTTTGTAACTTCTGTAATAAAAAATATGAATTTACTCATGAGCATATTGGAGATTTGTTAAACAGTAAAAATTAA
- a CDS encoding class I SAM-dependent DNA methyltransferase: protein MAYNEFANIYDELIYEDINYDKVAEKILEICKDNNIKFEDYLDLACGTGNVAVKVCKEFKNTFAVDLSDDMLNVAFEKFKANKVKAKVICQDMCELSLNHKFDLISCVLDSTNYITEDEDLYDYFSSVYDHLKEDGLFIFDINSYYKLSEVLGNNIYTYSSEDIFYTWENAFENDVLNMFLTFFVKNNEGLYERFEEEHIERAYADEYIEQVLNKCKFKLIGKFDGYSNDKVHENSERILYILKK, encoded by the coding sequence GTGGCGTACAATGAATTTGCAAATATTTATGATGAATTAATATATGAAGATATTAACTATGATAAAGTTGCAGAAAAGATTTTGGAAATATGTAAAGATAATAATATTAAATTTGAAGATTATTTAGATTTAGCATGTGGGACAGGTAATGTTGCAGTGAAAGTATGCAAAGAATTTAAAAATACTTTTGCCGTAGATCTTTCAGATGATATGTTAAATGTGGCTTTTGAAAAATTTAAAGCAAATAAGGTAAAAGCAAAAGTAATATGCCAGGATATGTGTGAACTGAGTTTAAATCATAAGTTTGATCTTATAAGTTGTGTTCTGGATTCTACAAATTATATAACTGAAGATGAAGATTTATACGATTATTTTAGCAGCGTATATGATCATCTTAAAGAGGATGGATTATTTATATTTGATATAAATTCATATTATAAATTAAGTGAAGTATTAGGAAATAATATTTACACATATAGCAGTGAAGATATTTTTTATACATGGGAGAATGCTTTTGAAAATGATGTGTTAAATATGTTTTTAACCTTTTTTGTAAAAAATAATGAAGGTTTATATGAAAGATTTGAAGAAGAACACATTGAAAGAGCGTATGCAGATGAATATATAGAACAAGTCTTGAATAAATGTAAATTTAAATTAATAGGAAAGTTTGATGGATATAGTAATGATAAAGTTCATGAAAACAGTGAACGAATACTTTACATTTTAAAAAAGTAG
- a CDS encoding small, acid-soluble spore protein, alpha/beta type, whose protein sequence is MSNTPLKKIIKSKLKGNKELTEAEKMREKIKYEIAEELGLSDKVKSEGWGGLSAEETGRIGGLMTKRKKVLNMPSNDEILGRRKNKS, encoded by the coding sequence TTGAGTAATACTCCATTAAAAAAAATAATTAAATCGAAGCTTAAGGGAAATAAGGAATTAACTGAAGCAGAGAAGATGAGAGAAAAAATAAAATATGAGATTGCTGAAGAACTTGGACTTAGTGATAAGGTAAAAAGTGAAGGCTGGGGAGGACTTTCAGCAGAAGAGACTGGACGTATAGGAGGTCTTATGACAAAACGTAAAAAAGTATTAAATATGCCATCAAATGATGAAATATTAGGAAGACGCAAAAATAAATCATAA
- the dapA gene encoding 4-hydroxy-tetrahydrodipicolinate synthase, whose amino-acid sequence MSIFEGSGVAIITPFNDEGVNFEKLRTLLEWHIEKGTDAVIICGTTGEATTMTEKEKKDTIKFTVDVVNKRIPVIAGTGSNNTTTAISMSKYAESVGVDGLLVITPYYNKTTQKGLIKHFKAINDEVNTPIILYNVPSRTGVNIKPDTLLKLTELSNVKAVKEASGDISQIVKIKELCRDKIDIYSGNDDQVVSIMSLGGKGVISVLANIIPDKVHEMAEKCLKNDFKGALDIQLDTLSLANSLFIETNPIPVKTAMNLMGLEVGSLRLPLCEMEPNNEDVLKTTLKANKLM is encoded by the coding sequence ATGTCAATATTTGAAGGTTCTGGGGTGGCCATTATTACACCTTTTAATGATGAAGGAGTTAATTTTGAAAAGCTAAGAACTCTGCTTGAATGGCATATTGAAAAAGGTACTGATGCAGTCATAATCTGTGGTACAACTGGTGAAGCTACCACAATGACAGAAAAGGAAAAAAAGGACACAATAAAATTTACTGTTGATGTGGTCAACAAAAGAATCCCTGTTATTGCTGGAACTGGCTCTAACAACACAACTACGGCTATTTCTATGAGTAAGTATGCTGAAAGTGTTGGTGTTGATGGACTTCTTGTAATAACCCCATATTATAATAAGACTACTCAAAAAGGTTTAATAAAACACTTTAAGGCCATTAATGATGAAGTAAACACACCTATTATTCTTTATAATGTTCCATCAAGAACAGGCGTAAATATTAAACCAGATACATTGTTAAAACTTACTGAACTAAGCAATGTAAAAGCAGTAAAAGAAGCTAGTGGCGATATCAGCCAGATTGTAAAAATAAAAGAATTATGCAGAGATAAAATAGATATATATTCTGGTAATGATGACCAGGTTGTTTCTATAATGTCTTTGGGCGGAAAAGGTGTTATATCTGTTCTTGCAAATATAATTCCCGATAAAGTTCATGAAATGGCAGAAAAATGTCTTAAAAATGATTTTAAAGGTGCTTTAGATATTCAGCTTGATACTCTATCTTTAGCAAACTCTTTATTTATTGAAACAAATCCTATCCCAGTTAAAACTGCAATGAATTTAATGGGATTAGAAGTTGGTTCATTAAGACTTCCACTTTGTGAAATGGAACCTAATAATGAAGATGTTTTAAAAACAACTTTAAAGGCAAATAAATTAATGTAA